One genomic region from Magallana gigas chromosome 3, xbMagGiga1.1, whole genome shotgun sequence encodes:
- the LOC136273272 gene encoding uncharacterized protein — protein MDRQMTVLDDGITDLRSRSMRDNILIHNYPHTPDENLAVTMPKVFRETLGIDVDFIRIHRNGQPPSIVATKNKTYDKFNSLRRQNISARLHRDHILLGDGSTYKEEVPIITNADALQITPEQTQDLDSFEVKSTDPVVKDGSEFSAIGAIVHTVEDVQNMYRKVCIDPYAAAANSRILVYRFRREDGKIVENYHDDDEHGAGRRLLRYMQENEIHNSAFVVTRWMGDGHIGPQRFTIMESLINDLANDLGSD, from the exons ATGGACCGACAAATGACAGTATTAGATGACGGTATAACGGACCTCCGTAGTAGATCCATGCGGGACAATATTTTGATCCACAATTATCCCCACACCCCAGATGAGAACCTGGCTGTAACGATGCCTAAAGTTTTCCGAGAAACCCTTGGGATAGACGTGGACTTTATACGTATACACAGAAATGGT CAACCACCTTCTATAGTGgccacaaaaaacaaaacttatgaCAAATTTAACTCTCTCCGCAGGCAGAATATTTCTGCAAGGTTGCACCGAGACCACATTCTTTTGGGGGACGGTTCTACCTATAAAGAGGAGGTTCCAATCATCACAAATGCTGACGCACTCCAGATCACACCGGAGCAGACGCAAGACCTGGACTCTTTTGAAGTTAAATCTACTGATCCAGTTGTGAAAGACGGGTCCGAGTTCTCTGCGATCGGCGCCATAGTGCATACGGTAGAGGATGTGCAAAATATGTACCGCAAAGTTTGTATAGATCCGTACGCGGCCGCCGCCAACAGCCGTATTCTCGTCTACAGGTTCAGAAGGGAAGACGGCAAAATAGTGGAAAACTACCATGACGATGATGAGCACGGTGCTGGACGTCGGCTTCTTCGGTATATGCAGGAAAACGAGATCCATAATTCGGCATTTGTTGTCACCAGATGGATGGGGGATGGTCACATCGGTCCCCAGAGATTCACAATTATGGAATCGTTGATAAACGATTTGGCAAACGACCTAGGAAGTGACTAG
- the LOC136269575 gene encoding collagen alpha-1(XXV) chain-like, producing the protein MRLVITLTALSCVLWQVSAMAVHGGWNWEKCRKQYEQLRAEVRQLQETVAYLKSSVSKYSHYYVKGLRGPPGPAGPMGPKGGPGVQGEKGDPGSQGAPGMKGDQGIQGAKGEKGDRGPRGFTGKSGEKGDKGNTGPKGNTGPQGPPGEKGQQGEKGEKGDRGPRGFRGEKGDKGDPGDQGPKGDQGPAGPHGLPGKDGKRGPRGPQGPQGEQGPKGDKGMQGQMGQKGNQGEKGDQGPRGLQGNTGPRGPRGLQGPQGPRGMKGEKGDDGVKGEKGDTGPRGPRGFKGPKGDQGPQGRRGPPGEKGEKGEKGEKGAKGDKGDPGEQGPQGETGPKGDQGPMGLPGPKGKRGPMGLRGFRGPKGDKGDPGIVEKHYAY; encoded by the exons ATGAGACTGGTAATCACACTAACGGCTCTTTCATGTGTACTATGGCAGGTGTCCGCCATGGCTGTCCATGGTGGGTGGAACTGGGAGAAATGTCGGAAACAATACGAGCAACTCCGTGCTGAGGTTCGACAGCTCCAGGAAACCGTCGCCTATCTCAAAAGTTCCGTCTCTAAGTACTCCCACTATTACGTTAAAG GTCTGAGAGGTCCCCCTGGTCCTGCAGGGCCGATGGGTCCCAAGGGAGGCCCCGGAGTACAAGGAGAAAAGGGAGATCCTGGAAGTCAGGGAGCACCTGGAATGAAAGGTGACCAAGGAATACAAGGGGCTAAGGGGGAAAAGGGGGACCGAGGACCTAGAGGATTCACTGGTAAATCTGGGGAAAAGGGCGACAAAGGAAATACTGGGCCCAAGGGAAATAccggacctcagggtccaccaGGAGAAAAAGGTCAACAGGGAGAAAAGGGCGAAAAGGGAGATAGGGGACCAAGAGGATTTAGAGGTGAGAAAGGAGATAAAGGGGACCCAGGTGATCAGGGACCTAAGGGCGACCAGGGTCCAGCAGGACCTCATGGACTTCCTGGAAAGGATGGGAAAAGGGGACCAAGGGGCCCTCAAGGACCGCAAGGAGAACAGGGACCTAAAGGAGACAAGGGAATGCAAGGTCAAATGGGACAAAAAGGTAATCAAGGTGAGAAGGGAGATCAAGGTCCAAGGGGTCTTCAAGGCAACACTGGACCAAGAGGTCCTCGTGGTTTGCAGGGACCTCAGGGACCACGAGGAATGAAAGGAGAAAAAGGAGATGATGGTGTCAAAGGAGAAAAAGGCGATACTGGACCAAGGGGTCCCCGAGGATTTAAGGGCCCCAAGGGTGATCAAGGCCCACAAGGAAGAAGGGGGCCACCTGGTGAAAAGGGAGAAAAGGGAGAAAAGGGCGAAAAGGGAGCCAAGGGAGACAAAGGCGACCCAGGGGAGCAAGGGCCTCAGGGGGAGACTGGTCCAAAGGGTGATCAAGGACCAATGGGATTACCGGGACCGAAAGGTAAAAGAGGACCAATGGGACTTCGAGGTTTCAGGGGTCCAAAGGGAGACAAAGGGGATCCAGGAATTGTGGAAAAACATTATGCATACTAA
- the LOC136273273 gene encoding uncharacterized protein, with amino-acid sequence MGDKENDSASTSSRNSKHSSSRSDMSSLIAQAKAKLEAAKARLRFTEMESDLKRKQAVLDQQIALDEAKVKREKAELSVNLELLAQQRETAALEAEANALDALDQESQLARSLLPDTEPADPFIRTKAYVEEDNCARMCSTNTPHIQDTYDSNVKSENDRYCVSPLAEPIRKLNPEASSFTPNNSVTGDFTRYLLKKDLLLSRLSAFDDRPESYMTWKVSFKTVMSELDVSPIEELDFLLKWSGPESKRHVLSIKSANIADPLRGLQRAWERLEERFGCAEMM; translated from the coding sequence ATGGGAGATAAGGAAAACGACAGTGCCTCAACTTCCTCACGGAATTCCAAACATTCATCCTCAAGAAGCGATATGAGCTCGCTTATCGCTCAAGCCAAAGCCAAGCTAGAAGCGGCCAAAGCACGACTCAGATTTACTGAGATGGAATCTGACTTGAAAAGGAAACAAGCGGTATTGGATCAACAGATCGCCCTTGACGAAGCCAAAGTGAAACGCGAAAAAGCTGAACTTTCAGTAAATTTAGAGCTACTCGCACAGCAACGAGAAACAGCAGCACTTGAAGCGGAGGCAAATGCTCTCGATGCTCTCGATCAAGAATCTCAACTTGCAAGGAGTTTGCTTCCAGATACAGAACCTGCAGATCCTTTTATTAGAACAAAAGCCTATGTCGAAGAAGATAATTGTGCAAGAATGTGTTCTACCAACACACCCCATATTCAGGATACATATGATTCAAATGTAAAGAGTGAAAATGACAGATATTGTGTATCTCCTTTAGCGGAACCTATCAGAAAGTTAAACCCAGAAGCTTCCTCCTTCACACCAAACAACTCTGTCACAGGTGATTTCACACGTTATCTCCTGAAGAAGGACTTACTGCTTTCTCGACTCTCAGCCTTTGATGATCGACCGGAAAGCTACATGACTTGGAAAGTATCATTCAAGACAGTGATGAGTGAACTAGATGTTTCCCCTATTGAAGAGCTTGACTTTCTGTTAAAGTGGAGTGGACCAGAGTCTAAGAGACATGTTTTAAGCATAAAGTCGGCAAACATTGCTGACCCATTACGAGGTCTACAGAGAGCATGGGAGAGACTAGAGGAACGATTCGGTTGTGCAGAAATGATGTAG